In a single window of the Antennarius striatus isolate MH-2024 chromosome 3, ASM4005453v1, whole genome shotgun sequence genome:
- the LOC137592339 gene encoding dynamin-1-like: MGNRGMEELIPLVNKLQDAFASIGQNSNLDLPQIAVVGGQSAGKSSVLENFVGKDFLPRGSGIVTRRPLVLQLINCPTEYAEFLHCKGKKFTDFDEVRQEIEAETDRVTGQNKGISPVPINLRVYSPNVLNLTLVDLPGMTKVPVGDQPADIEHQIREMLMQFVTKENCLLLAVSPANSDLANSDALKIAKEVDPQGLRTIGVITKLDLMDEGTDARDILENKLLPLRRGYIGVVNRSQKDIDGRKDITAALQAERKFFLSHPSYRHLADRMGTAYLQKILNQQLTNHIRDTLPALRSKLQSQLLSIEKEVEEYKNFRPDDPGRKTKALLQMVQQFAVDFEKRIEGSGDQVETYELSGGAKINRIFHERFPFELVKLESEEKTLRKEISYAIKNIHGIRTGLFTPDMAFETIVKRLIAQIKEPCQKCVDMVISELVNTVRQCTQKLAQYPMLREEMERIVTQHIRDRESRTKEQVMLLIDIELAYMNTNHEDFIGFANAQQKSSQMSKKKASGNQDEIMVIRKGWLTINNISIMKGGAKEYWFVLTAETLSWYKDDEEKEKKYMLPVDNLKLKDIEKSFMSSKHIFALFNTEHRNVYKDYRQLELASESQEEVDSWKASFLRAGVYPERSVDKEKVEVEEASGDGHIHSLDPQLERQVEIVRNLVDSYLSIIHRTVRDLIPKTIMHLMVNNTKEFIHSDLLAQLYSCGDQNTLMEESQEQAQHRDEMLKMYHALRQGLSIIGDISTSTITTAMPPPVDDSWLQVTGMPSGRRSPMSSPTPQRRAPPGPPRPGGRAAPGPPSRPAVSPDPGPPSIPSRPNRAPPPGVPSRPTKGSPAHGESPQSSIEG; this comes from the exons ATGGGGAACCGGGGGATGGAGGAGCTCATCCCGCTGGTCAACAAGCTCCAGGATGCCTTTGCCTCCATCGGCCAGAACTCCAACCTCGACCTGCCGCAGATCGCGGTGGTGGGCGGCCAGAGCGCGGGGAAGAGCTCGGTTCTGGAGAACTTCGTGGGGAA AGACTTCCTCCCTCGTGGTTCAGGCATCGTCACTCGGCGCCCCCTGGTGCTGCAGCTCATCAACTGTCCAACAG AGTATGCAGAGTTCCTCCACTGCAAAGGGAAGAAGTTcacggactttgatgaagtccGTCAGGAGATCGAAGCGGAAACGGATCGAGTGACGGGTCAGAACAAAGGGATCAGTCCAGTCCCAATCAACCTGAGAGTCTACTCCCCCAatg TGCTGAACCTGACCTTGGTGGACCTTCCTGGGATGACGAAGGTCCCGGTGGGAGACCAGCCGGCCGACATCGAACACCAGATCAGAGAAATGCTCATGCAGTTTGTCACCAAGGAAAACTGTCTCCTATTGGCTGTGTCGCCTGCCAACTCTGACCTCGCGAACTCGGACGCTCTGAAGATCGCCAAGGAGGTTGATCCACAAG GTTTGAGGACCATCGGCGTGATCACCAAACTGGATCTGATGGACGAAGGAACCGACGCCAGAGACATCCTGGAGAACAAGCTGCTGCCGCTACGTAGAG GTTACATCGGAGTGGTGAACCGCAGTCAGAAGGACATCGATGGCAGAAAAGACATCACAGCGGCTCTGCAGGCCGAGAGGAAGTTCTTCCTGTCCCACCCGTCATACCGACACCTGGCCGACCGCATGGGCACAGCCTACCTCCAGAAAATCCTCAACCAg CAACTGACCAACCATATTCGGGACACGTTGCCGGCGTTACGAAGCAAACTCCAGAGCCAGCTGCTGTCCATcgagaaggaggtggaggagtacAAGAACTTCAGGCCCGATGATCCGGGACGCAAAACCAAGGCCCTGCTGCA gatggTGCAGCAGTTTGCGGTGGATTTTGAAAAGCGAATCGAAGGATCTGGAGATCAGGTGGAAACTTACGAGCTGTCAGGCGGAGCCAAGATCAACCGGATCTTTCACGAGCGCTTCCCCTTTGAACTGGTCAAG CTGGAGAGTGAAGAGAAGACCCTTCGTAAAGAGATCAGCTACGCCATCAAGAACATCCATGGAatcag GACGGGTCTGTTCACGCCCGACATGGCTTTCGAGACAATCGTGAAGCGACTCATCGCTCAGATCAAAGAACCGTGTCAGAAATGTGTCGACATGGTGATCAGCGAGCTGGTCAACACCGTCAGACAGTGTACCCAGAAG CTGGCTCAGTATCCAATGCTcagagaagagatggagagaatcGTCACTCAACACATCAGAGACCGAGAAAGTCGCACCAAAGAACAG gTGATGCTTCTGATTGACATTGAATTGGCCTACATGAACACCAACCATGAAGACTTCATCGGTTTTGCCAA TGCTCAGCAGAAGTCCAGTCAAATGAGCAAGAAGAAAGCATCAGGCAACCAG GACGAAATCATG gtgatcCGTAAAGGCTGGCTGACCATCAATAACATCAGCATCATGAAGGGCGGCGCTAAAGAGTACTGGTTCGTGCTGACCGCTGAGACCCTGTCCTGGTACAAAGATGATGAG gagaaggagaagaaatacATGCTCCCCGTGGACAACCTGAAGCTCAAAGACATCGAGAAGAGCTTCATGTCCAGCAAACACATCTTTGCCCTGTTTAACACTGAACACAG GAACGTTTATAAAGATTACCGTCAGCTGGAGCTGGCTAGCGAGTCTCAGGAGGAGGTGGACAGCTGGAAGGCTTCTTTCCTACGAGCTGGAGTGTACCCTGAACGCTCCGTG GACAAGGAGAAG gtggaggtggaggaggcgaGTGGGGACGGACACATCCACAGTCTGGACCCTCAGCTGGAGAGACAGGTGGAGATCGTCAGGAACCTGGTGGACTCTTATCTGTCCATCATCCACCGCACCGTCAGAGACCTGATCCCCAAGACCATAATGCACCTGATGGTCAACAAT ACGAAGGAGTTCATCCACTCTGACCTGCTGGCCCAACTCTACTCCTGTGGAGACCAAAACACCCTGATGGAGGAGTCCCAGGAACAG GCTCAACACCGTGATGAAATGCTGAAGATGTACCACGCCCTGCGTCAAGGCCTCAGCATCATCGGTGACATCAGCACCTCCACTATCACCACGGCGATGCCTCCGCCAGTCGACGACTCATGGCTGCAGGTGACTGGGATGCCTTCAGGACGCAG GTCTCCCATGTCTAGCCCCACCCCTCAACGTCGGGCCCCACCAGGACCTCCACGTCCCGGCGGCCGCGCCGCTCCTGGCCCTCCATCACGCCCTGCCGTGTCACCCGACCCTGGACCACCCTCCATCCCCTCCCGACCCAACAGGGCACCCCCACCTGGAGTCCCCAG TCGTCCCACTAAAGGTAGCCCCGCCCACGGAGAGAGCCCCCAGTCGTCCATTGAGGGCTGA